TTACATGTTGTATTCCGAGGATAGGGGGAGataattaattgaattacCTATAGGCGGTAGTGTAAAATAAGAAGAACCTTACATAATTTGTATATACTATCGCCTACTGATATTTTACGAGTACATAGCAATATGCTTGGTACCTAGATCCCTTTCACCCTCATAAAAGGCGGAAAAACGGTATACACGTACCTAATACGTTACTTAACCAATAGTTgtatgtattaggtatacatatatttataagtacctacatactactATATTgtgtatatacatataaatataataataatataaacactcacaccttgtactaatgtaggtactcccttgcggggtaggcagaggtgcattgctgcactcacttttcgccagtgtttatgttagtcccaatgtaatagggggcgggcctattgccattttacgggcacatccaagacccgagaacaaatatctgtgtttaaacaaatatctgccccggccgggaatcgaacctggaACCTTCGGCATCGGCACAAGAGTCCAGTGACTCTAATGAATGATGTTGAGAGTTGAGACTACGTTCGTTCTGTCGATTGTTTTTCCTATCACGAGCAATGAacaagttccagtgacatactCGTACGTGTAATATGGAATGTCAATGGAAGGTGGATCTTTTTCAAtgcacgtgagtgtagtaaGTATAGATAGAGCACCAACTTAATTGATTTCTTGGTACACAACTAGCTTTCCGCACTAGCTTTTCAAGAAATGATAGAAAAAGTTTCCTTAAGGGGGCGTCTCCACAGGCAAGGAAATAGCGACGTGTGACACGACACGATACTATCGTGTCGTGTCACACATTTCTATGTATATAAACCTCTCATGTAAGTACGTCAATGCACTACATAATGCAGTAGAtaggtagatacttacatacatttaaatcCGAGCCGTGACCAGAGACCAGTCTGTAATTAATATTCCTTTCAGACGTCCCAAAAGAAATATATTTGCCATTTAAATTGCTAATTTGCTGCTCAAATGTTTATGGAGAATAAACTTTACCGTGTTCGTTCCATGCTTGCTAATCAACTCCTTCAATATTTACAACTGACATCAAGTGGATGCACTATAGCGATAttatcaaaaaatatacttagatctataaattacgagatttttattttttataagtttataagtGAAATTTTCCTTTATCTATCATAATATGAACGATGATATTTATCTCAttggtacctacatgtcagcgtCAGGATTCGAACTTTTTCTATTTCATTCCATAAGCTAAATTACATttagatatttaatttatcaaCTTTATCTATTGCTACTTATCTACTAGGAAGTCTGTTATTATGACATCTCTaagtatttacaatatttgttTGTAACCACTGGAATCTTAGATAAGGCGTGtctttaggtaagtaggtaggtacttaggtaacaggtaatatatatttcattagctgaaatatatattatatatatacatatatatatatatataaaataaaccattttgtatggcCTACGTatctaattataataactagtacctaaAGATGGAGTAAGAAGAAAGGTCGCGTTTTTACGACggtacttattaaaaacgTTTTGTTTCATCTGTTGTAGTGGATAcctattaagtacctacttaagtatatccATAATCCATATTCCGCCGTGGTTATCAATCTTCTGAACCTGTATTTCAGTAGGCGAGTTTTAGTTTTAGAACTTATCATCACGTTGCGTTCATCCATCATCCCCTTAACGTACTGTATTTTTTCCAGGGCTTCGAGCACCTGCTAGACAACCTGGGTCTGGGCGGGCGCGTGTTCTCGTCCAAGCACGACCTGGCGCTGCACCGCGTCAACGGCACCTTCACGACGCTTCACGACACCATGCACCGCCACAAGAGGTCACCTGCCGAATGTGAgcattgttttataataagtagctgttcccgcaagcttcgctttaaaaagtttccccATGAAaataccgcgataaaaagtaacctatgtGGTAATCCAGGGTGTTTTCttactccataccaaatttcgttaaaatcggttcagtcgttttgacgtgaagaagtaacaaacatacacatacttacaaactttttaatttataatattagtaggatatgAGTGGCCATCATTGCTGGTAGCGAGTCTGGTTTGTTCTATGGATCCTCGGCCATCCCTCatagcctgaagacaaaaatcttcaaccagtgcgtcctgccagtgatgacgtatggtgcagagacgtggacactgatggtgggactggtccatcgatttaaagtcactcagcgtgcaATGGAGAGAGCTaagcttggggtttctctgatggatcatATCAGAAATTAACTTGgtggttatccgtcagaggattGAAGTCCAAGCCGCAATGTCGGTAGACATTGCTGTCAAAATATTCaaaagctgaagtggcagtgggctgatcatatctgccgaagaaccaataaccgttggggtggacgagttctcgagtggagaccacgaacttagtcgggtagccggtagtggctggatgtgGACGgtcgaggaccgagtgttctGGCGTTCCTTCCGAGAGGCctgtgtccagcagtggatgatgatgatgattgctAAATTCGGGTAAGTTGAGATTCGTAGTTATTATAGACttattagtttattacttGCCAGTTTTTAAGCCAGGGCTTTGTATGTGTAATCTACAAAATACATAGACAGGTAGGAGCTATATTAATTACCACCAATTCAATTCATGATTAGTTCAAGTACCTAACTACGTGTACAATCTCTTATAAATTCTATTGTTGGTACTTACTTCCGCGTATCTAGGTTTGTCTACCCTTGGCGATCACCGATCACTGATCAAAGACATTGATAGTGAAAGGCGgaaaaattacagaaaaatctcttacttttatttaacatCTAGATTCCAATTAGTTAGGTTGGAAGTAGATAAGAACCTACCTGTTCAATAGGTACTAACAAAAAAGTAGGAATAAGctcattatttttacaaaaaaattgtCACATTGTTCGCACCTGTGTTGGTCAGGCAACTCAGTCACTTCGTGCTATCGTGTCTCGATGGAGCTACAATCACTTTGACAAAAAAATGCACAATAGGTAGCCTACTACTACGTGTTGTCGTTATACTTATCTTGTAGGTGTACTGTACTCACCTCacttatttagttatttcctATTTACGATAAAAAAACCGCCATTTACTTTTTTGGTTTGGCGAATTAGATTTTAccgtttataaattaaacctaCGAAAAACTTTGTTAACTACTTTATATCTTTCTGCGAGACTAGTCATTTCGGTATGATTTAAGTTCGTACGACATTAATTTTGAAGTTCAGCTAAACGATCGTTGATAGTgcttacaatttttttttaaaagaactATCCTAATTTCAAATAATTctagtaagtatatagtaCCAGGAAATACGTAAAAAATTGTGAAACATACTTCCACACCATTAATAAACTGCCTATGCAAATCCGGTGAGGCAGGTGGCATGCATGATGTTGTGGGTCACTTCTGTAGAAAGCCAATGCAACTTTCCATCAGTGGAAAATAGAAGTTCAAAACTTGTTTCTTtcctgttttaaaaaaaactttactttaCAACTTAATATTTGTTATCGGGGGGTTTTTTGCATAGTATCTGCCCGTAGTATACCCCGGAAACAATAATACAACGGAATTACCTCGTAGTGGTAAATTCTTGGCACTAAACTTGATTCACTAGaggagtaggtaggtaatgtaggtatatgatgCTTTGATACGGAAGTCTAGTATTTAACTacctgcatatacagggtgttgctctGGGGGTCGTTGTAAAGCACTATTGGATTGAGACTTTAGAAAGTTGACGGACTTTCTATGGAAGTTGTAAGACTTGTAAGCATATTAATTccattcaattaaaaaaaacacgctgTGCATTTATCTTCACAAACAATTTCATCTAACTATATCCATATGAGAAACCCGACGATACCTACCTAAGATCCTATGACTACTTGTATATCTACCATAGCGACAATAGCCTATAGCTACAATACAACCGTAACTTCACGGCCACAGAAAATGGCATCAGACCTCTAACGTGATTTACAGAAGGCCTCCTCCTGTTTACATCCAGTCCGCAGTCAGTCAAGGAACGCGAGGTCAATCGCTTTTGTTGATAAGTCCGCGATTATCCTATTAGGGACCGTTCCCGTTGCTCATAAACCAATCCAGAGTAATCCAGACTCCTGACCCCAAACCAAGGCCCATTAATATTCCTGATCCTGACGTCTCATTCACTCAATGAGGATTCATATCGAGGTGGACGTCACAAActgtatacttaggtacttactttagGTCGAGTGCCTATAGGTACGATTAGGGCGAAGGTCTTTGTAAAGAAACGTTAACTACTTGAAACGTTATTTGAAGGGGCAATCAGTTCTGTCTACTTTTATTTGCTAATATGCTCAAAACATAAAGAGAGCTGctctttttaaaattaattagcgATCACCTAcacaaaatagttttttttttaaattaattgtatttaaccaaactttttatttcttgtCTCAGCACCACAAATGCTGATGAAGCCATGCCTGTCTCCGAAAGAGATCCTGGACGTGTACGGCATGAAGACGGAGCCCGGCGTGATCTCCATCCGACCGCACACGTTCCTGGAGATGTGCCCCGCGCTGGTGTACCAGCTCGACCAGCGCTCCTGCTACAAGACCGAGGCGCCACCGCCCAAGACTGAGAGGCATTGGAGTGAGTTACATAACTACTCTGTAGTTATGATTATAACATAGGCTACGAGTATAAAACCCAAATACCAACCTgcaaatgtttttaaaactaaatcgGTAATATTGTCAACAAGATGGAAAACTTCCACAATGGTCATGATTGGTAAATTAtatatagataggtacctaatcaaATATCGATCGTCTTACAGACTATacgtatacctatgtataatagAGGCTTTTGGTTGATTCCAGCGTGGATCTACGCGTCGCTAAGCATCCTGGTGATCAGCGCGACGGGGCTGGCGGGCGTGGCGGTGGTGCCGCTGCTGCAGTCGGCCGCGTTCAGCCACGCGCTGCAGCTACTGGTGGGGCTGGCCGTGGGCACCCTGTGCGGCGACGCGCTGCTGCACCTGCTGCCCCACGCTCTGCGCTCCcacgcccccgccgcccccgccctcGGCCCCGCCCCCCCGCACGACGACACTGAGCTCGTGCTCAAGTGCAGCATCACCTTCCTCACCATCCTGCTCTTCTACACGGTGGAGGCCGTCATGCAGACCATGAACGGCGGGCACGGGCACTCGCACGGCCCCTCCGCCGAGGAGCTGAAGGCGGAGGCGGAGAAGCGCGTGGAGCCCATCGAGCTCGGCGCCATGATGccgggcgcgccgccgccgcccgccgccgcgccgcgcccgctcACCTCCACGGCGCTGATGGTGATCGTGGGCGACGGGCTGCACAACCTCACGGACGGGCTCGCCATCGGCGCGGCGTTCAGCGGCGACCCGGTGACGGGGTTCGCGACGGCGCTGGCCGTGTTCTGCCACGAGCTCCCGCACGAGCTGGGCGACTTCGCCGTGCTGCTGCGCTCCGGCATGAGCATCCGCCGCGCGCTGTACTACAACCTGGTGTCGTCGGTGCTGAGCTTCCTGGGCATGGCGGGCGGCGTGTGGCTGGCGGAGGATCACGAGGCGGCGTCGCAGTGGATCTACGCGGCCACGGCGGGCACGTTCCTGTACATCGCGCTGGCGGACCTGGTGCCGGAGCTGAACGCCAACATCCGCGGCCGCTGGGCGAGCCTGCTGCTGGCCGTGCTCGGCATCCTGCTGGGCGGCGTCATCATGCTCCTCATCGCGCTGCACGAGGACTCCATACAGTACCTGTTCAGAACTGTTGAAGAGTGAACATTCCAAGTGTGTGTTGGTTTCAATGTGATAATTTTTACTGAAGGTTGTTCatgttcataatattataagatcGAATTTTATgatgtttgaaaataatgatagCAATATTTAGTTATGTGTACCTTAGGTGTGAGTcctaataattttgttttaattaatagatAAGAACTTTCTGTTGTAAGTTGGTTctaaacttataattattattaaataagtattaagtatctaaatagaaaaataggttttaatttaagaaattattatttaagataTGATGTTATTCCAGAATTTATGAATTGTACAAAAGTTGAATTTCCGTGACTCGGATAATATTCATGAGATTTCATGAGATGAGATTGCATAAGTCTGGCTCGCGTAAGTATAGCTACTTTATCCTGAAAGATCCTGCATGTAATTTTTCAGATAATTAATATCAGTGAGTAAatataacttatattttttattaattatcatTTTGTACGGTACGgactgtaagtaggtatgtagcaACCAAAATTCTTATTCATTGTGCTacctatacttaaataaattatactattTTAGTTATGTTAGTATTTCTTTTTTGCTGCATTACTGCACTAACAAAGCATAGACATATAGGTAGAATATAATCTACCGTACCCCCCTTCGTTCGGCTAAGAAACAAAAGAAGGAAATGTTGTTTCAGACTTGGGTGTGCAATGTTTGTGTTATGTTGATGCTGGGCTGCTGGATGAGGTATGTTCAAACTAGGCCAACCTATCTAATAAAACAGTCCCAAATGTTGTCGGTTAAACCAATACTATAGGTAACTACTTAATCGAAATTTGTAGTGGCCTGGGTAGGGTTAGCCGGAGCCAGCATGGAGCATATAA
This is a stretch of genomic DNA from Plutella xylostella chromosome 4, ilPluXylo3.1, whole genome shotgun sequence. It encodes these proteins:
- the LOC105385912 gene encoding zinc transporter ZIP10 gives rise to the protein MCQSVSSPVSMWAACAALAACCALAAAAGAPSLLRAPPLQPPAVAAVAPDPELLNNTLPAEEFFINQIFDKYGYKGIITFEGFEHLLDNLGLGGRVFSSKHDLALHRVNGTFTTLHDTMHRHKRSPAESPQMLMKPCLSPKEILDVYGMKTEPGVISIRPHTFLEMCPALVYQLDQRSCYKTEAPPPKTERHWTWIYASLSILVISATGLAGVAVVPLLQSAAFSHALQLLVGLAVGTLCGDALLHLLPHALRSHAPAAPALGPAPPHDDTELVLKCSITFLTILLFYTVEAVMQTMNGGHGHSHGPSAEELKAEAEKRVEPIELGAMMPGAPPPPAAAPRPLTSTALMVIVGDGLHNLTDGLAIGAAFSGDPVTGFATALAVFCHELPHELGDFAVLLRSGMSIRRALYYNLVSSVLSFLGMAGGVWLAEDHEAASQWIYAATAGTFLYIALADLVPELNANIRGRWASLLLAVLGILLGGVIMLLIALHEDSIQYLFRTVEE